In Deinococcus aerophilus, the genomic stretch ATGCCGGACAGCTTCTGAGCAGATGCGGTCCTCCCGGACCCACAGCAGGGCCGGGTCACCTTCTCCATGCCCGGCTTCGCTGCTGTTTGGGGGCCAACCAACCACCTGCCCCGCTATGCCTCATTCCAGACACAGAACGGCGTCAGCGGCCAGAAGGGATGCCGGGTCGGCCTAGCGGTGCCACTTGGCCCAGCCGAAATCGCGGACCACCACGTAGTACGCCGTGGCGGCGGCGTTGCAGGCGGGGCGGCTCCAGAAGCTCTTGGCGCTGCACAGGCCCTGCATGTTGTTCAGGAAGGCCAGATCGGTTCTGGATTTGTTGTAGGGCCAGTACGCAATGGCAGTCAGCTTGGGCAGGTTGCGGTAGCCGAAGTCATGCACATTGCACGCGCTCCGGAAAAAGTCGCTGTAGCCCAGGCCCAGGCCCTTGGGAGCGCTGCAGCCGTCGTAGTTCCAGTCCAGGCCGCTGTAATCGGGCGATCGCCGCTCGGCGGCGTAGTGGCTGATGCTGCCCCACGCCACTCCCTGGGCGTAACCCGCCTTGCCGGTGGCCTGGGCGCTCAGACCCGGCTGCCCCGCCTGCAGGGCCAGCGCCTCGACATTCAGCCCCGGGTTGGGCAGTCCGTAGGCTTCCTGCAGGGCCTGCAACATCAGCGGCTCTTGGGCATAGGTTTGCAGGATGGCCTGGCTCTCGGCGTCCTGCAGTTCGGGGCGCTGGGCGAACCCCGCAATCTGCTCGGCGACCGAGGGGACGGTGCCCTGCGTCCCAGCAGCCTGCGGCGTGGGCG encodes the following:
- a CDS encoding phospholipase A2 — protein: MTLPTRTHGLGFLLLGALALTSCGAPGNGGTPPTPQAAGTQGTVPSVAEQIAGFAQRPELQDAESQAILQTYAQEPLMLQALQEAYGLPNPGLNVEALALQAGQPGLSAQATGKAGYAQGVAWGSISHYAAERRSPDYSGLDWNYDGCSAPKGLGLGYSDFFRSACNVHDFGYRNLPKLTAIAYWPYNKSRTDLAFLNNMQGLCSAKSFWSRPACNAAATAYYVVVRDFGWAKWHR